The DNA region GACCGTCGCCGTCGCGCTCGGCGTTCAGTCCGTGCCGGCGTTCGTTCGCGCCGCGGTCGCCGCCGCGCCGGTCGTCGCGCTGTTTCTCTGGCTCCAACTGCGCTACACCCGTCGACAGACGATCGCGGCCGTCGGCGCTCGCGTCGTCGGCGACGACGAGTTCACCGACCTGCGCGGCCGGGTGACGCGCCTCTGTTCGCAGGGCGACCTCACGCCGCCGACGCTGGCCGTCGCCGAGACTCCTGTCCCAAATAGTTTCACTGTCAGTGGTCCCCGCGAGTCGGTGCTCGTCGTCTCGACTGGACTCCTCGGATCGCTCTCGGACGAGGAACTCGACGCCGTGATAGCGCACGAACTCGCGCACGTGAAGAACCGCGACGCGACGGTGATGACGCTCGCGACGTTTCTCCCGGCGGTGACCAGCGGCGAGTTCTCGCCGCTGGAGGCGCTGACGCCGCGCGGCCGGAGTCGCGGCGCGGCGGTGGCGGTGTTGGGGGTCGTCGCCGTCGTCCTCTTCGGTCTCTCGGCGGCGGGCGTCGGTGGCGGTCTCGATTCCCTGTCGGGGCTCGCGCTCGTCGTCCTGTTCTCGCTGCTGTTCGGCGGCATCGTCCTCGGCGCGCTCACCGCGCCGGTCGCCTCGCTCTCGGGGCGGCTCTCGCGGTCGCGCGAGTTCGCCGCCGACCGCGCCGCCGCACTACTGACCGGCAACCCGGCGGCGGTGGCGGCGGCGATTCGCCGACTCGACGCGGCGGTGTCGGACGCTCCCGACCGGGACCTGCGGCGCTCGGCGGGGGTCCGCGTCCTCTGTTTCCTCCCGCACGGTTTCGCGACGGGCGGTGCCGACGACGCCGAGGAGTTCTCGCTCGCCGTCGAGACACATCCGGCAACGACAGAACGCGTCGCACGACTCCGCGAGTTGGCGGGCGAACTCGAACGGTCGCGTGACCGAACCGGGCGAAGCGACGACCGCTAACCACCAACAGCCATATACCGGCGGTCCCAACCCCGGTGCATGGTTACGATACTCGAGTTTGTCACCGACCTGATTCTGGGTACGTTCGAACTCGTCGGCATGTTCGTCTTCGACGTGCTACTGTCCGGCAGCGACGTCCTCGCGACCGTCTTCCGCGCGGTTTCGATACTCACAGGGAGCGCGCTCATCGTCCTCTCGGTGATCGTCGTCGGCTATCTCGCGGTCGGCGCGCTCATCCGGGAGTTCGGCGTCAACGTCTCGTCGCCCGGTCGTACGCGCGTCCGGCGAGACTGATAGCCGATTCGAGGTCGGGACCGAGCGGCGAACCGACGACGACGCTGTCGGCGTGCCGAAGCACCTTCTCCATCCGCGTCGTCACCTCGCCAACGGTTCCGGCCATGCAGAACGCGTCCACCATCGCGGGCGTCACGAGGTCGAAGGCCTCCGAAAACTCGCCCGCACTTATCTTCTCGCCGATCTCCGCCGCGCGCTCCCGGTCGATACCGTGTCGCTCCAGCACCGGCGGGGCCGCCCCCGCGGCGATGAACGCCACCGGCGGTCGCGCGGCCTCGCGCGCCGACTCTCTCCCCTTCGCGACGCTCACGGAGGCGTAGGCCGCGAGGTCGAACTCGCCGCGCTCGTCTGGTCGGTCGGCGAGACCGTCCTTCACCTGCTCGCGCGCCCACGCGAGGTCGTCGGGGTGCGACCCGTTGAACAGCAGGCCGTCGGCGTGCGTGGCGGCCATCCGGCACATGTGCGGCCCCTCGCCGCCGACGTACACCGGAATCTCGCCCGGCGGGTCGTAGTTCAAGCCGGCGTCGTGTGCCTCGAACGTCCCCTCGTGGTCGACGCGCTCGCCGTTCCAGAGCTTCTGTGCGACTTTGAACGCCTCCAGCACGGGCCGGAGTCCGCGCTCGTCTCCGAGGCCGAGATTGCGTAGCGTCGAGGGGTCGCCCGGGCCGATACCGAACGTGGCGCGGCCGTCGCTCGCTTCGGCGAGCGTCGCCACCTTCGAGGCGAGCGTCACCGGGTGGATTTCGAAGGGGTTGGCGACGCCCGGCCCCAGCCGAACCGTCTCGGTCGCCGCGGCCAGTTGCGAGAGGACGGCGAACGCGTCGCGGTTGTTGTAGTGCGCGGAGACGAACACCGAGTCGAAGCCGGTCTCCTCGGCGGCGACGCCGAGATCGACGAGCTCCGATATCGGGTGTTCGGGCGTCAGTTCGATACCGAGCATCTCGTCCCTCCTCGTCTCGTTCGTCGACAGCGGCGACGCGCGGGGTGTCGTCATTCGTGTGCGCCCAGGGAGCGCGTAA from Haloprofundus halobius includes:
- a CDS encoding M48 family metalloprotease, which translates into the protein MTASTPLATRDAALSRRILTTLALVVALDTAFVAVVGLLLAPWLAPLGATVAVALGVQSVPAFVRAAVAAAPVVALFLWLQLRYTRRQTIAAVGARVVGDDEFTDLRGRVTRLCSQGDLTPPTLAVAETPVPNSFTVSGPRESVLVVSTGLLGSLSDEELDAVIAHELAHVKNRDATVMTLATFLPAVTSGEFSPLEALTPRGRSRGAAVAVLGVVAVVLFGLSAAGVGGGLDSLSGLALVVLFSLLFGGIVLGALTAPVASLSGRLSRSREFAADRAAALLTGNPAAVAAAIRRLDAAVSDAPDRDLRRSAGVRVLCFLPHGFATGGADDAEEFSLAVETHPATTERVARLRELAGELERSRDRTGRSDDR
- a CDS encoding 5,10-methylenetetrahydromethanopterin reductase; amino-acid sequence: MLGIELTPEHPISELVDLGVAAEETGFDSVFVSAHYNNRDAFAVLSQLAAATETVRLGPGVANPFEIHPVTLASKVATLAEASDGRATFGIGPGDPSTLRNLGLGDERGLRPVLEAFKVAQKLWNGERVDHEGTFEAHDAGLNYDPPGEIPVYVGGEGPHMCRMAATHADGLLFNGSHPDDLAWAREQVKDGLADRPDERGEFDLAAYASVSVAKGRESAREAARPPVAFIAAGAAPPVLERHGIDRERAAEIGEKISAGEFSEAFDLVTPAMVDAFCMAGTVGEVTTRMEKVLRHADSVVVGSPLGPDLESAISLAGRAYDRATRR